The genomic region CTGCTGCTCATTCCCTTTTAAATCTCTGACCACCCAACTgtaagatggattctttacctgaatCCATTTTTCTACATTGTGACctatttatcttgtttattttctgcctATCCCTTCAAGAACGTGGGCTCTGAGAAGGTAGGGATTTTTGTTGTGTTCACTACTCTACCTGCAGCACCTAGAATAGTGCTTGGTACACAGGAGGCGCTCCACAATTCTTGATGATTACATGTGGTCTGATCACTCCCTTCATACACACACAATCTGAGACCTAGAGGGTCAAGGTCACGTGGTTTTTAAGTGGTGCAACCTTGACTTCATTCTAGATTCCACAACTCCATCCCTCCTTGGAGGCTCCCTGGAATCACAGAACACCTGTGAAAAGGAGCTTGGCCCCCAGCAGTCTTCACTCTTCGTCCCCTGAGGTTGGGCTTGACCTGACTGGTGTTGCAGGAGCCAGGACTTTTGGGACCCACCCCTCAgcacccagccctgggctgggccccTGGGAGCAGTCCCACATAAGTCCTTCATAGTTCTAGGCCAGGCCCCCAGCCTAGAGccgtcttgagcctccctcaGATGGTTGTCCTGCCGTTCTGGCCCCTCCCTAATGTCCCCCAAACAGGGTACCTTGAGTTTCCGGGGCAGGCGGGGCCGTTTCTCCCGCTTGGGCCTCAGGGGGCTGGGCTCGGGCAGCTGCAGGGCCAGGTAGTCAGAAGGGAATGGGGGGTAGGTGGGGGAAGCCAGCTGCAGGCAGGAGTGAGGGGATGGAGATGGGAAATGgagtggatggggtgggggtggagggaagaaatgcaaacaggaggaAGAATGGAAAAACAAGAGATGGTGATGAGTGTGGCTCCTGAGAACAGACGGGAGGGGACAGCAGCAGGACTGTGTCCTGGAGTCTGCGCTCCTCAGTCATGCCTGTCCCCCATTCCTACAccagagaggagcgggcagccCCGACTCACACCCCTCCAACGGACACCTGCTGGCCACCCCCAGACAGGGTCCTTGGTGCTGGGCTGGCTTCACCCTGAGGCCTGGCCCCTCTGCCCAAATGATGCCCACCTTTTCCCAGGCATCAGACCATTTCCCACCCTTGACCCCAACTCACCGAGCTCAGGTATGGGGAGGGGGCCCTTGAGGCCTGAAGGGGAAACCCTGttgaaggaggcagggagaggctggAGGGGGAGGGAGTGCCCCCCAGTGGAGGGCTTCTCttcctggagaaaggacaggggagggggtCAGAGGCAAAGAGGTGGCCTgtaccctccccacctcccacctcctcgAGAGAATGACGACTCGTCTCACCTCTTAGGGGCAGGTGTGTCTGACAACTTGGGTGTCCCCTCTGTCTCGCTGTTGTCTGAAGATGCAGTGGCATCAGAGTCTGTCAAGGGGAAGGGCTGGTCAGTAGGGAGGTTGCTGGGGGGGGGGTTCCCTATCTACCCCAGAGGGGTGTAATCTCAACTCTACAGAAGGGCTCTGGTGAACCTGAGGGGTACACAGGTGCTATTGTGGAGAGGCCCACAGCTTCCCCAG from Odocoileus virginianus isolate 20LAN1187 ecotype Illinois chromosome 33, Ovbor_1.2, whole genome shotgun sequence harbors:
- the INO80E gene encoding INO80 complex subunit E isoform X3, with the protein product MNGSADGEVDYKKKYRNLKRKLKFLIYEHECFQEELRKAQRKLLKVSRDKSFLLDRLLQYENVDEDSSDSDATASSDNSETEGTPKLSDTPAPKRKRSPPLGGTPSPSSLSLPPSTGFPLQASRAPSPYLSSLASPTYPPFPSDYLALQLPEPSPLRPKREKRPRLPRKLKRAHSGCSVEEELDLGEAEGRDSS